In the Hordeum vulgare subsp. vulgare chromosome 7H, MorexV3_pseudomolecules_assembly, whole genome shotgun sequence genome, one interval contains:
- the LOC123412878 gene encoding L-type lectin-domain containing receptor kinase IX.1-like → MGSRRHPTSTPVVLVLLLLHLYYAPRWAFSLSFSLNFSGPGAGSSVDLDGDASIRPPRLELTRNLLSSVGRASYAQKVPLWNGATGEMASFTTNFSFQITPLKPVSGEGMAFFLGHFPSEIPPQSAGGSLGLLPALINGTGPTRIVAVEFDTLDNLYYGGVGPNHVAIDVNSMISTASTPTTSTPGKNLTSPYVMQAYVRYHNVSKMLAVDLLIDDALYQVSTTVDLSKELPEEVAVGFSAATADSSQLHRILSWSFSSTLPPLPIRNNNKKKLVMILSSVLVPFLSLLVCVAVVLCRRHKKMKANNEDNQERYAHRADLERGVAAGGPRRYTFNELVAATKHFAEEEKLGRGGFGSVYRGHLTLSSAAAGRRAVAVKMLSTESSAQGRKEFEAEVRIISRLKHRNLVQLLGWCDSRKGLLLVYELVSEGSLDRHLYSKGRCLTWPQRYKIILGLGSALHYLHGEWEQCIVHGDIKPSNIMLDSSLNTKLGDFGLARLADHGTGLMQTTKAVLGTVGYIDPEFVNTRRPCTESDVYSFGVVLLEIVAGRRPVMETAGKSFTLVRWVWSLYGRNAIIDAADERLRGDEADERWMGRALVVGLWCAHPDRSERPSIAQAMHVLQSDEVRLPALQLHMYRATPDPATYAGPYEAFSIDCSTSSSGCVRSSLVNTGDTTHSSDSSSTALLRNSKDLLPICKA, encoded by the coding sequence ATGGGCTCCCGCCGTCATCCGACCTCCACACCAGTAGtcctggtgctgctgctgctacaccTCTACTATGCCCCGCGCTGGGCCTTCTCGCTCAGCTTCAGCCTCAACTTCTCCGGCCCCGGCGCCGGCTCGTCGGTCGACTTGGACGGTGACGCATCCATCAGGCCGCCAAGGCTCGAGTTGACAAGGAACCTCCTGAGCAGCGTCGGCCGGGCATCGTACGCGCAAAAGGTGCCGCTATGGAACGGCGCCACCGGCGAGATGGCTAGCTTCACCACCAACTTCTCCTTCCAGATCACTCCGCTGAAGCCCGTCTCCGGCGAAGGGATGGCCTTCTTCCTCGGCCACTTCCCGTCGGAGATCCCGCCCCAGAGCGCCGGCGGCAGCCTCGGCCTCCTCCCGGCCCTCATCAACGGGACGGGACCCACGCGGATCGTCGCCGTCGAGTTCGACACTCTCGACAACTTGTACTACGGCGGCGTCGGCCCGAACCATGTCGCCATCGACGTCAACTCCATGATCTCCACGGCGTCCACGCCCACCACGAGCACGCCGGGCAAGAACCTCACGTCGCCCTATGTTATGCAGGCCTACGTGAGGTACCACAATGTGTCCAAGATGTTGGCCGTTGATCTCCTCATCGACGATGCCTTGTACCAGGTCAGCACAACCGTCGATCTGAGCAAAGAGCTACCGGAGGAGGTCGCTGTGGGCTTCTCCGCGGCGACCGCAGACTCCTCCCAGCTTCACCGGATACTCTCATGGTCATTCAGTTCCACTCTACCTCCTCTTCCGAtcaggaacaacaacaagaagaagttagTAATGATCCTATCATCTGTACTAGTCCCATTCCTTTCTTTGCTGGTATGTGTGGCCGTGGTGTTATGCCGGCGGCACAAGAAAATGAAGGCAAATAATGAGGACAACCAAGAACGGTACGCCCACAGAGCTGACCTCGAGAGAGGTGTGGCTGCCGGCGGCCCCAGACGGTACACGTTCAACGAGCTGGTTGCCGCAACAAAACACTTCGCGGAAGAGGAGAAGCTCGGCCGAGGCGGCTTCGGAAGCGTTTACCGGGGTCACCTCACGCTCTCATCGGCAGCCGCCGGCCGTCGTGCGGTGGCGGTAAAGATGCTGTCGACGGAATCATCGGCGCAAGGGAGGAAGGAGTTCGAGGCCGAGGTGAGGATCATCAGCAGACTGAAGCATCGCAACCTTGTGCAGCTCCTGGGCTGGTGCGACAGCCGCAAGGGGCTCCTCCTCGTCTACGAGCTCGTCTCGGAGGGCAGCCTAGACAGGCATCTCTACAGCAAGGGCAGATGTCTGACATGGCCACAGAGGTACAAGATCATCCTCGGCTTGGGATCGGCGCTGCACTACCTCCATGGAGAGTGGGAGCAATGCATCGTGCATGGCGACATCAAACCCAGCAACATCATGCTCGACTCGTCGCTCAACACCAAGCTCGGGGATTTCGGGCTGGCCCGGCTCGCCGACCACGGCACGGGGTTGATGCAGACTACCAAGGCCGTGCTCGGCACCGTCGGGTACATCGACCCGGAGTTCGTCAACACGCGGCGGCCGTGCACCGAGTCGGACGTGTACAGCTTCGGCGTCGTCCTCCTCGAGATCGTCGCCGGCCGGCGGCCGGTGATGGagaccgcggggaaatccttcacGCTGGTGAGGTGGGTGTGGAGCCTGTACGGGAGGAACGCGATCATCGACGCGGCGGACGAGCGGCTGAGGGGCGACGAGGCCGACGAGCGGTGGATGGGGCGGGCGCTCGTCGTCGGGCTCTGGTGCGCGCACCCGGACAGGAGCGAGCGGCCGTCCATCGCGCAGGCCATGCACGTCCTGCAGTCCGACGAGGTCAGGCTGCCGGCGCTGCAGCTGCACATGTACAGGGCAACGCCGGACCCCGCAACGTACGCCGGCCCGTACGAGGCTTTCTCCATTGACTGCTCCACCTCCAGCTCCGGCTGTGTTCGCTCTTCTTTGGTCAACACCGGTGACACCACTCATTCTTCCGACTCGTCCTCGACTGCGTTGCTACGGAACTCCAAGGATCTACTCCCGATTTGTAAAGCTTGA